The Candidatus Hydrogenedentota bacterium genome includes a window with the following:
- a CDS encoding type II secretion system protein, whose protein sequence is MQPLNEKNGFTLLEAVVVLMIAMIMTAAVLPMYQGSLTWARRDKVTRDLVARMKYAQERAIADVTEYRFYLDHERGTHWLMRHGGKKDGKDAYSEVDDAGATRERLPESLEFEKPKASFDKELKAHYIAFYPGGACDYATVKLKYDKHEAITIKTKGRIGQFEVETD, encoded by the coding sequence ATGCAGCCGCTGAACGAAAAGAACGGGTTCACGCTCCTCGAAGCGGTGGTTGTACTCATGATTGCGATGATCATGACCGCGGCGGTGTTGCCGATGTATCAAGGCTCCCTCACGTGGGCGCGGCGCGACAAGGTGACGCGCGATCTGGTTGCGCGCATGAAGTACGCGCAGGAGCGCGCGATCGCCGACGTGACCGAATACCGCTTCTATCTCGATCACGAGAGGGGTACGCACTGGCTGATGCGCCACGGCGGCAAGAAGGACGGGAAGGACGCGTATTCCGAAGTGGACGATGCAGGCGCGACGCGCGAGCGGCTGCCGGAGTCGCTCGAGTTCGAGAAGCCGAAGGCGTCGTTCGACAAGGAGTTGAAAGCGCACTATATTGCGTTCTATCCGGGGGGCGCGTGCGACTACGCTACGGTCAAGCTGAAATACGACAAGCACGAAGCGATTACGATCAAGACGAAGGGGCGCATCGGCCAATTCGAGGTGGAGACAGACTGA
- the pilM gene encoding pilus assembly protein PilM, which translates to MARKTHISILQFDERLIARLRVKRSPKGVDVVSYDTQSGTWSLADGSLAEAVRAFTKQYRLADDSVCTVLPRHDMTARILSLPTHSAVEIESMVQLGAEEYVPYPAHELVIDQSVLQKSTDGAARVLAVFAHRDVVESHVEVLRACAIEPEHIYVSTACLASAVHQARVEESRYALVNLAGGGLEVLVIQNGRLAYGRGVATQHDWSDLARSVSSEVEDLAMEVRASLSAYRRESEDGEGVERVYVCSDCADCAAAAKALADATGLECAPATFAASLFEHGSMPSHGLPLVSAGAALAAQDRAALAISLVPASLVKARQSSEIRRSLIAGGGMATAVALCAFAVYGQAYYQRASYSRELQRRIDEVQPVADQVRSKYGQVLRLQQNLDRQGSALELLAALTDLIPRGGMTITRFVFSHNDTLAIQGRAESQGLASQLAEEMRNNGSKVVPQFARARGGAAKQESEQNRQVYQFEIIVPLAAEEPAQETGAADE; encoded by the coding sequence TTGGCCCGTAAAACGCACATTAGCATCCTGCAATTCGACGAGCGGCTTATCGCGCGGCTGCGCGTAAAGCGTTCGCCGAAGGGCGTAGATGTCGTTTCGTACGACACGCAGTCAGGCACGTGGTCGCTGGCGGACGGTTCGCTGGCGGAGGCGGTCCGCGCGTTCACGAAACAGTATCGACTTGCCGACGATTCTGTCTGCACGGTGTTGCCACGTCACGACATGACGGCGCGCATTCTGTCGCTTCCGACGCACAGCGCGGTGGAAATCGAGAGTATGGTGCAACTCGGCGCGGAGGAATACGTGCCGTATCCCGCGCACGAGTTGGTAATCGACCAATCCGTCCTCCAGAAATCGACCGACGGCGCCGCCAGGGTGTTGGCCGTGTTTGCGCACCGCGACGTGGTCGAGTCGCACGTGGAGGTGTTGCGCGCGTGCGCGATCGAGCCGGAGCATATTTATGTGAGCACCGCATGCCTTGCATCGGCGGTGCATCAGGCGCGCGTCGAGGAATCGCGGTATGCGCTGGTCAATCTGGCCGGCGGCGGTTTGGAGGTGTTGGTCATTCAGAACGGCCGGCTGGCGTACGGCCGTGGCGTGGCGACACAGCATGACTGGAGCGACTTGGCCCGGTCGGTTTCTTCGGAAGTCGAGGACCTCGCGATGGAAGTCCGCGCGTCGTTGTCCGCGTACCGCCGCGAGAGCGAAGACGGCGAGGGTGTCGAGCGCGTTTACGTGTGTTCGGACTGCGCGGATTGTGCGGCGGCGGCGAAGGCGCTTGCGGACGCAACCGGGCTCGAATGCGCGCCGGCCACGTTTGCTGCATCCCTATTCGAGCACGGCTCGATGCCATCGCACGGATTGCCGCTTGTGTCGGCCGGGGCTGCGTTGGCGGCGCAGGATCGCGCGGCGCTTGCGATCAGTCTGGTGCCCGCGTCGCTGGTGAAGGCGCGGCAAAGCAGCGAAATACGCCGTTCGCTAATTGCGGGCGGGGGGATGGCGACGGCGGTTGCGTTGTGCGCGTTCGCGGTGTATGGCCAAGCCTACTATCAGCGCGCGTCGTATTCGCGCGAATTGCAGCGGCGAATTGACGAAGTGCAGCCCGTGGCCGACCAGGTGCGCAGCAAATACGGGCAGGTGTTGCGCCTTCAACAGAATCTCGATCGGCAAGGCAGCGCGCTCGAACTGCTGGCGGCGTTGACCGATCTCATTCCGCGCGGAGGCATGACGATTACGAGGTTCGTTTTCTCGCACAACGATACGCTCGCGATACAGGGCCGCGCCGAATCGCAGGGGCTTGCCTCCCAACTGGCGGAGGAAATGCGCAACAACGGATCGAAGGTTGTGCCGCAGTTTGCGCGGGCGCGCGGCGGCGCGGCCAAACAAGAGTCGGAACAGAACCGGCAAGTGTACCAATTTGAGATTATCGTGCCGCTGGCGGCCGAAGAGCCGGCGCAGGAAACCGGGGCGGCGGATGAATAA
- a CDS encoding general secretion pathway protein GspK: MTRREEGFVLVAMIWIIAILAVVTLGFAHRSLLDQRAAALALDHSKAQYLARGSVNYAVADMRNKAFMEGLLAQARAQLHGTRGGFRARSVAPPAANVRLTDKAPNLIETGGMYSADSGGEGNTASYSVVDAEGRISVNTAPEEVLDNIEGLGMRTVFAIMRRRGSELSPEERAPFLAIEELRQLEDIDEDAWEGDDDSPGLRDLFTIHGDGRINVNTASREVLAAIPDLDESTVDRIIGYRQGDDGKLGTGDDRQFRSLDTMSSDLEINPTDLAPLARYCTFESHFFTITGFATQRQGKVRAAAQAVVNIQPGSAVVLSWSEGEFGP, from the coding sequence ATGACGCGCCGTGAGGAGGGATTCGTCCTCGTCGCCATGATCTGGATTATTGCGATACTCGCGGTGGTGACGCTCGGGTTTGCGCACCGGTCGCTGCTCGATCAGCGGGCGGCGGCGCTCGCGCTCGATCACAGCAAGGCGCAGTATCTCGCCCGCGGTTCGGTAAACTACGCCGTTGCGGACATGCGAAACAAGGCCTTTATGGAAGGGTTGTTGGCGCAGGCGCGCGCGCAGTTGCACGGCACCAGGGGCGGATTTCGCGCGCGCAGCGTGGCGCCGCCGGCGGCAAACGTGCGATTGACGGACAAGGCGCCGAACCTGATAGAAACGGGCGGGATGTACTCCGCGGATAGCGGTGGCGAAGGCAATACGGCGTCATACTCCGTGGTCGATGCAGAGGGCCGCATTTCGGTCAACACGGCGCCGGAAGAAGTGCTCGACAACATCGAAGGTTTGGGTATGCGGACCGTGTTCGCGATCATGCGCCGGCGCGGCAGCGAATTGTCGCCGGAGGAGCGCGCGCCGTTTCTTGCCATTGAAGAATTGCGGCAACTCGAGGATATCGACGAGGACGCGTGGGAAGGCGATGATGATTCGCCCGGCTTGCGCGACTTGTTCACGATACACGGCGACGGCCGAATCAATGTCAACACGGCGTCGCGGGAGGTGCTTGCGGCGATTCCGGATTTGGACGAGAGCACGGTCGATCGCATCATCGGATACCGGCAAGGCGACGACGGCAAGCTTGGCACGGGAGACGACCGGCAGTTTCGGTCGCTCGATACAATGTCGTCGGATCTCGAGATCAACCCGACGGATCTTGCGCCGCTGGCGCGCTATTGCACGTTTGAATCGCACTTTTTTACAATCACCGGCTTTGCGACGCAGCGCCAAGGCAAGGTGCGCGCGGCGGCGCAGGCGGTGGTGAACATTCAGCCCGGCAGCGCGGTGGTGCTGTCGTGGTCGGAGGGCGAATTTGGCCCGTAA
- the gspG gene encoding type II secretion system major pseudopilin GspG, whose product MRANEGFSLLELILVMVIMGILAGMVAFAVAGRGNQAREVRARADLSVYQNAIEAYALEHQDKYPKSLSDLAVPNKAGRSYIQQIKPDGWGEQYVYAYPGKKNKYDLYSMGADRISGTEDDISVWDIDTGESN is encoded by the coding sequence ATGAGAGCGAATGAGGGCTTCTCGCTGTTGGAGCTCATCTTGGTGATGGTGATCATGGGCATTCTCGCGGGCATGGTCGCATTTGCGGTGGCGGGCCGCGGCAACCAGGCGCGGGAGGTGCGGGCGCGGGCCGATTTGTCCGTGTACCAGAACGCGATCGAGGCGTATGCGCTCGAGCACCAGGACAAGTACCCGAAATCGTTGAGCGATCTTGCCGTGCCGAACAAGGCGGGGCGTTCGTACATACAGCAGATTAAGCCCGACGGCTGGGGCGAACAATACGTATATGCGTACCCGGGGAAGAAGAACAAGTATGACTTGTACTCGATGGGCGCCGATCGCATTTCGGGCACTGAAGACGACATCTCCGTGTGGGACATCGACACGGGCGAATCCAACTAG
- a CDS encoding prepilin-type N-terminal cleavage/methylation domain-containing protein, whose amino-acid sequence MRSRLHPHNDGFTLAELLVASTVLAIVLGTVYTAFSSSVSMWKIGESNIAVYQDARVALDVMTRELQNMVPDAAHLFVGSKDEFEFYAVTRPMDVEEGAEPKVLWITYRVKSDPDGEGKLLIREERPVESPMPVAPPEDGTIDDTIIELGSESQFELAAGVKKLDFHYYWVQPEEGGGLFGESEAAPAEFVIRDEHEEKSGIPQAIRIDLTFIDPLAETGETTFTTYAVMHGPTTTLEDGSIDAQTVALQ is encoded by the coding sequence ATGCGATCGCGCCTCCACCCGCATAACGACGGTTTCACGCTCGCCGAGTTGCTCGTCGCGAGCACAGTGCTCGCGATCGTGCTGGGGACGGTGTATACGGCGTTTTCGTCGTCCGTGAGTATGTGGAAGATTGGCGAGTCCAATATCGCGGTGTACCAAGACGCGCGCGTTGCGCTCGATGTCATGACACGCGAACTGCAAAACATGGTTCCCGACGCGGCGCACCTGTTCGTCGGATCGAAGGACGAGTTCGAGTTCTACGCGGTGACGCGGCCGATGGACGTGGAAGAGGGCGCGGAACCGAAGGTGCTGTGGATCACGTACCGCGTCAAGTCCGATCCCGACGGCGAAGGGAAGCTGCTCATACGCGAAGAGCGGCCGGTGGAAAGCCCCATGCCCGTGGCCCCACCCGAGGACGGCACGATTGACGACACAATTATCGAGCTGGGCAGCGAATCGCAGTTTGAACTCGCGGCCGGTGTGAAGAAACTGGACTTCCATTACTACTGGGTGCAGCCGGAAGAGGGCGGCGGCTTATTCGGCGAATCGGAGGCCGCGCCCGCCGAATTTGTAATCCGAGACGAGCACGAAGAGAAGTCAGGCATTCCGCAAGCGATTCGAATCGATTTGACATTCATCGATCCGCTTGCGGAGACGGGCGAGACGACGTTTACGACGTACGCGGTCATGCACGGTCCGACGACCACGTTGGAGGACGGATCGATCGACGCGCAAACGGTGGCCCTGCAATGA